A portion of the Paenibacillus marchantiae genome contains these proteins:
- a CDS encoding response regulator transcription factor gives MSTVLIVDDEPDIRDVIHVYLRNEGYQVIEATNGEEALNIIKTTSVQLVILDVMMPIMDGIKACFKIREISTSPIIMLSAKEEDIDKITGLTTGADDYMVKPFNPLELLARVKAQLRRQTLIGKAEFNSLILIKDLVIDTSKHSVKLKENDIPLTPLEFSILVLLASHPGQVFSSEKIYETVWKEPYGYSDNTVMVHIRNLREKLEVNPREPQYIKTVWGVGYKLD, from the coding sequence GTGAGTACCGTTCTCATTGTTGATGATGAACCCGACATCCGTGATGTCATTCATGTCTATTTACGTAACGAAGGATATCAGGTCATTGAAGCAACCAATGGTGAAGAAGCACTAAATATTATCAAAACTACATCGGTCCAGCTCGTTATACTGGATGTCATGATGCCCATTATGGACGGAATCAAAGCCTGCTTCAAAATAAGAGAAATATCAACCTCTCCCATTATTATGCTATCCGCCAAAGAAGAGGACATAGATAAAATTACAGGCCTGACTACCGGGGCTGACGATTACATGGTCAAACCGTTTAATCCGTTAGAATTACTAGCTCGCGTTAAGGCTCAGCTACGACGCCAAACACTGATTGGCAAAGCAGAATTCAATTCACTTATCCTGATCAAGGACCTTGTCATTGATACAAGTAAACATTCCGTGAAGTTAAAGGAGAATGACATTCCACTAACTCCACTGGAGTTTTCCATTCTGGTGCTGCTTGCAAGCCATCCTGGACAAGTATTTAGCTCCGAAAAGATCTACGAAACCGTATGGAAAGAACCTTACGGGTATTCGGATAATACGGTTATGGTCCATATTCGCAATCTGCGAGAGAAACTGGAAGTGAATCCACGAGAACCTCAGTATATTAAAACGGTATGGGGAGTGGGTTATAAACTTGATTAG